In Haloterrigena turkmenica DSM 5511, a single genomic region encodes these proteins:
- a CDS encoding DUF5781 family protein translates to MNIRVQGPGPTSPFLSARDLFETEHDLSLPVDVQLRDDPDERTWAGHYDDRHVLNISRQAASSAMARELALHEFAHMARYEQEHPSHTQSTEEVLFLALAGKSVERRKLSHCYQIANHMKDIYADDITLAVGPGEKLLSFLESSLAMAVADRPETPSRPGFERLSASSDPEITAVNAAFALALAERHDLVADDHRLYDLAHAAAMDAPDVDFEGFKRRFRELARDPDSSTYRQVLVDATRAYVSSPESRADGPAAD, encoded by the coding sequence ATGAATATACGCGTCCAGGGACCGGGACCGACCTCTCCATTCCTCAGCGCCCGCGACCTCTTCGAGACCGAGCACGACCTCTCGCTGCCGGTCGACGTCCAGCTCCGGGACGACCCCGACGAACGCACCTGGGCCGGCCACTACGACGACCGACACGTCCTGAACATCTCGAGACAGGCCGCTTCGAGCGCCATGGCCCGGGAACTGGCCCTCCACGAGTTCGCCCACATGGCCAGATACGAGCAGGAACACCCCTCGCACACCCAGTCGACCGAGGAAGTGCTCTTCCTCGCGCTGGCCGGCAAGAGCGTTGAACGGCGGAAACTCTCTCACTGCTACCAGATCGCCAACCACATGAAAGACATCTACGCCGACGACATCACGCTCGCGGTCGGCCCCGGCGAGAAACTCCTCTCCTTTCTCGAGTCGAGCCTCGCGATGGCCGTCGCCGACCGCCCCGAGACTCCGTCACGACCCGGTTTCGAGCGGCTCTCGGCGAGTTCGGACCCCGAGATCACGGCCGTCAACGCCGCGTTCGCACTGGCGCTGGCCGAACGCCACGACTTAGTCGCCGACGACCACCGGCTGTACGACCTCGCACACGCCGCCGCGATGGACGCCCCAGACGTCGATTTCGAGGGATTCAAACGGCGTTTCCGGGAACTCGCCCGCGATCCGGACTCGAGCACCTACCGCCAGGTGCTCGTCGACGCCACTCGCGCGTACGTCAGCAGTCCGGAGTCGCGAGCGGACGGTCCCGCAGCGGACTGA
- a CDS encoding DUF7504 family protein yields the protein MFSRKGWGSGSGDEQFTAELSQLKRRGASVLVVGAVRTEQRQEVSRRLLGQATSQPRRRVLVSTTGEGHAMSHLADSYDTKSATTALVNYETQSRGATAANSGSQSMESVSMQADDSPTTAATLADLGIAVSNAIEEFERNDTSLAPGELRIAVDSLVPLLEEYGAERVFKFAHLTNGRARDADGMIHYHLPLDRDSDVVSVLSPVFDIVIELRDRNGVFQERWTINDGDHSSGWLSIEQS from the coding sequence ATGTTCTCGCGCAAAGGCTGGGGTAGCGGGTCCGGGGACGAGCAGTTCACGGCAGAGCTATCGCAGTTGAAACGCCGGGGGGCGAGCGTGCTCGTCGTCGGAGCCGTCCGGACGGAACAGCGCCAGGAGGTCAGTCGACGCCTGTTGGGGCAGGCAACGTCCCAGCCGCGCCGGCGCGTCCTCGTCTCGACGACCGGCGAAGGCCACGCCATGTCACATCTCGCCGACAGCTACGACACCAAGTCGGCGACAACCGCACTCGTCAACTACGAAACGCAGTCTCGGGGCGCTACCGCCGCCAACAGCGGCTCGCAGTCGATGGAATCCGTCTCCATGCAGGCCGACGACTCCCCGACCACCGCCGCCACGCTCGCCGACCTCGGAATCGCCGTCTCGAACGCCATCGAGGAGTTCGAACGCAACGACACCAGCCTCGCACCGGGCGAACTCCGCATTGCCGTCGATTCGCTCGTTCCGCTGCTCGAGGAGTACGGCGCCGAACGCGTCTTCAAATTCGCCCACCTGACCAACGGCCGCGCCCGAGACGCCGACGGCATGATCCACTATCATCTCCCGCTGGACCGCGACTCCGACGTCGTTTCGGTCCTGTCGCCGGTGTTCGATATCGTCATCGAACTCCGTGATCGAAACGGCGTCTTTCAGGAACGGTGGACGATCAACGACGGCGACCACAGTTCCGGTTGGCTCTCGATCGAGCAGTCGTAA
- a CDS encoding elongation factor EF-2 — translation MGRRKKIVQECERLMDEPENIRNIAIAAHVDHGKTTLSDNLLAGAGMISDETAGEQLAMDTEEDEQERGITIDAANVSMTHEYEGTNHLINLIDTPGHVDFGGDVTRAMRAVDGALVVVDAVEGAMPQTETVLRQALREGVKPTLFINKVDRLISELQEGPEEMQQRLLSVIHDVNELIRGMTQDMDDIEDWTVSVEDGTVGFGSALYKWGVSMPSMQRTGMDFGEIMELERNDKRQELHERTPLSDVVLDMVCEHFPNPVDAQPRRIPRIWRGDAESELAEQMRLVNEDGEVVFMVTDISMDPHAGEIASGRVFSGSLEKGQELYVSGTAGKNRIQSVGIYMGGEREEVEEVPAGNIAAVTGLKDAIAGSTVSSTEMTPFESIEHISEPVITKSVEAQNMDDLPKLIETLRQVSKEDPTIQININEDTGEHLISGQGELHLEVITQRIEKNQGIPVNTGEPIVVYREQPQNPSDEVEGISPNRHNRFYISIEPMTDELVDTIKLGEASMDMPEQERREALQEAGMDKDTSQNVEHIHGTNILIDDTKGIQHLNETMELVVEGLEEALDNGPLANEPVQGTLIRLHDARLHEDTIHRGPAQVIPATREAVHKALIDGKIKILEPMQDARIDVPNDHMGAASGEIQGRRGRVDDMYQEGDLMVVEGIAPVGEMIGFASDIRSATEGRASWNTENAGFEVMSDSLQRDKIMEIRERKGMKLELPPSIDYL, via the coding sequence ATGGGCCGACGCAAGAAGATCGTCCAAGAGTGTGAACGGCTGATGGACGAACCGGAGAACATCCGGAACATCGCCATCGCCGCTCACGTCGACCACGGGAAAACGACGCTTTCTGACAACCTCCTCGCGGGTGCAGGCATGATCTCCGACGAGACTGCCGGCGAACAGCTCGCGATGGACACGGAGGAAGACGAGCAGGAACGTGGGATCACCATCGACGCGGCGAACGTTTCGATGACCCACGAGTACGAGGGCACCAATCACCTCATCAACCTCATCGACACGCCGGGCCACGTCGACTTCGGTGGCGACGTCACCCGTGCGATGCGCGCCGTCGACGGTGCGCTGGTCGTCGTCGACGCCGTCGAAGGGGCCATGCCCCAGACCGAGACGGTGCTGCGACAGGCGCTGCGCGAGGGCGTCAAGCCGACCCTGTTCATCAACAAGGTCGACCGCCTGATCTCCGAACTGCAGGAAGGTCCCGAGGAGATGCAGCAGCGACTCCTCTCGGTCATCCACGACGTCAACGAGCTCATCCGCGGGATGACTCAGGACATGGACGACATCGAGGACTGGACCGTCTCCGTCGAGGACGGCACCGTCGGATTCGGATCCGCACTCTACAAGTGGGGCGTCTCGATGCCTTCGATGCAGCGCACCGGGATGGACTTCGGCGAGATCATGGAACTCGAGCGCAACGACAAGCGCCAGGAGCTCCACGAGCGGACGCCGCTGTCGGACGTCGTGCTCGACATGGTCTGTGAGCACTTCCCGAACCCGGTCGACGCGCAGCCTCGTCGTATCCCGCGTATCTGGCGCGGCGACGCCGAGTCCGAACTCGCGGAACAGATGCGTCTCGTCAACGAGGACGGCGAGGTCGTCTTCATGGTCACCGACATCTCGATGGACCCACACGCGGGCGAGATCGCCTCCGGTCGCGTCTTCTCGGGTAGCCTCGAGAAGGGCCAGGAGCTGTACGTCTCCGGGACTGCGGGCAAGAACCGCATCCAGTCGGTCGGCATCTACATGGGTGGCGAGCGCGAGGAAGTCGAAGAGGTACCCGCGGGTAACATCGCCGCCGTCACCGGTCTCAAGGACGCCATCGCCGGCTCGACCGTCTCGAGCACGGAGATGACGCCGTTCGAGTCGATCGAGCACATCTCCGAGCCGGTCATTACGAAGTCCGTCGAGGCCCAGAACATGGACGACCTGCCGAAGCTGATCGAGACGCTCCGACAGGTCTCCAAGGAGGACCCGACGATCCAGATCAACATCAACGAGGACACCGGCGAGCACCTGATCTCCGGACAGGGTGAGCTCCACCTCGAGGTCATCACCCAGCGTATCGAGAAGAACCAGGGCATTCCGGTCAACACCGGTGAGCCGATCGTCGTCTACCGCGAGCAGCCCCAGAACCCCAGCGACGAGGTCGAGGGCATCTCGCCGAACCGCCACAACCGCTTCTACATCTCCATCGAGCCGATGACGGACGAACTCGTCGACACCATCAAGCTCGGCGAGGCCTCGATGGACATGCCCGAGCAGGAACGCCGCGAGGCCCTGCAGGAAGCCGGCATGGACAAGGACACGTCCCAGAACGTCGAGCACATCCACGGGACGAACATCCTCATCGACGACACGAAGGGTATCCAGCACCTGAACGAGACGATGGAACTCGTCGTCGAAGGTCTCGAGGAGGCCCTCGACAACGGCCCGCTGGCCAACGAGCCGGTTCAGGGGACGCTCATCCGCCTCCACGACGCCCGGCTCCACGAGGACACCATCCACCGCGGTCCGGCACAGGTCATCCCGGCGACCCGCGAGGCCGTCCACAAGGCCCTGATTGACGGGAAGATCAAGATCCTCGAGCCGATGCAGGACGCCCGCATCGACGTGCCCAACGACCACATGGGCGCCGCCTCCGGCGAGATCCAGGGTCGTCGTGGCCGCGTCGACGACATGTACCAGGAAGGGGACCTCATGGTCGTCGAGGGTATCGCGCCCGTCGGCGAGATGATCGGCTTCGCGTCCGACATCCGCTCCGCGACCGAGGGTCGTGCCTCCTGGAACACGGAGAACGCCGGCTTCGAGGTCATGTCCGACTCCCTCCAGCGCGACAAGATCATGGAGATCCGCGAGCGCAAGGGCATGAAGCTCGAGCTGCCGCCGAGCATCGACTACCTGTAG